The genomic stretch TTCGCTACGCAAGCTGTTTGAGATATTTGAGCGCCGCACTTCGCTGATGCAATTGCTAGACAACAGTCAGCGCGCTGAAGGCATCCAGATTTTTATTGGCGGCGAAAGCGGATACTTGCCACTGGATGAGTGCAGCATGGTCACCGCCCCTTACGAAGCCGATGGTCAAGTGGTCGGCACCCTTGGCGTCATTGGTCCAACCCGTATGGCCTACGAACGCGTCATTCCAATTGTGGATATTACGGCGAAACTTCTTTCAAACGCGCTATCAAATACTTAACGATAACTTTAATAAAGACCGAAAAATGGCTTACTACAAAGTAGAACCCCCTTATCAACATGGCGACCAGGCAAAAGTCGGCATTTTACTCGCCAACCTTGGGACGCCTGATGCCCCGGATGCAAAAGCCTTAAAAAGATACTTAGGCCAGTTTCTGATGGATAGACGCATCGTCGAAATCCCGCGCTTTATTTGGTGCTGGATTTTACATTGCATTATTTTGGTTATTCGTCCAAAAAAATCCGCTGAAAAATACGCCATGGTATGGACCAGCGAAGGCTCGCCTTTGATGGTTAATGCGCAAAAACAAAAAACACTGCTCTCAAGCTTTTTAAGCAAACGTATTGCATCGCCTTATGTGGTTGAGCTTGGCATGAGCTACGGCAACCCAAGCATGGCTTCTGCAATTGAGCGACTCAAAGCGCAACATTGCAATAAAATATTAGTGTTTCCACTTTATCCGCAATATGCGTCAAGTAGCACAGCGGCTTCATTAGATGCAATTTGGAAAGTCTTACTCAAAACACGCAATGTACCAGCGATTCGCACCATTCGTAATTACCACGACCATCCTGCTTACATTCAAGCATTGGCCAGCAGCGTTCAAGAACATTGGGCGACTAACGGCAAGCCAAGCAAGCTAGTCATGAGTTTTCATGGCGTGCCGAAATTCCACTTACTCAAAGGCGACCCTTACCACTGTGAATGTATGAAAACAGGTCGCTTATTGGCAGAAGCACTCAACCTCAGCAAACAAGAATATCAAATCGCGTTCCAATCTCGCTTTGGCAAACAAGAGTGGCTAAAGCCTTATTTGGCGAGCACGTTAGAAGATTTAGGCAAGGCCAAAACTGAACGTATTGATGTGATTTGTCCAGGGTTCAGCAGTGACTGTTTAGAAACGCTGGAAGAAATCGCCATGGAAGGCAAACATATCTTCCAAAGCCATGGTGGCGGTGAATACCATTACATTCCATGCCTGAATGGGCGTGAAGCTTGGATTAACGCGATGTGCGATATCGCCATGGAAAACCTGCAGGGCTGGGTATCGAGCGAATGGAATGCACAAGAGGCCGAAAAACAAGCCAAGCTGACTGCACAACGCGCTCAGGCATTAAGCGAAAAGGCCTAAATCTAGACTAAGCGTTTATAATGTTTGAATTCGTTTGCTTTAAGCAAAACAGGCAACCAAAAATAGGTAAGCAAAGATGATAGTAATAACTGGTGGCGCAGGCATGATCGGCAGCATGATTGCATGGCATCTCAACCATTCAGGCCGAGATGACTTGGTGATTGTGGACGACATTCAGCACCCTGAACAGTGGCAAAACCTTGTGAAACGCCGCTACGCCAATTATCTAGACAAAAGCGAGCTTGCTTGCTTTTTAGCGGGTAAGCCTAAAATCGACGCCATCATCCACATGGGTGCGATTAGCGCGACGACCGAGCGCGACTTCAATAAATTAGTCCAAAACAATATTCGCTACAGCCAGTTTTTATGGAATTGGTGTACTGAAAACAAAGTGCCATTTTTGTACGCCAGTTCTGCCGCCACTTATGGTGCCGGCGAGCAAGGCTACGATGATGCTTGCGACATTAATACGCTTCGCCCACTCAATGGCTATGGCTATTCAAAACAATACTTTGACCAATGGGCCCTGCAACAAGGCGCGCACAAAAGCCCTCCTCAATGGCAAGGCTTTAAGTTTTTTAATGTGTATGGCCCTAACGAATACCACAAAGAGCGTATGGCCAGTGTCTCGTTCCATACGTTTAATCAGTTCAAAGCTGAAGGCAACGTGAAGTTATTCAAGAGCCATTTAGCGGGCTATGAAGATGGCATGCAGTTGCGTGATTTTGTGTATGTCAAAGATGCGGCTGCGGCGGTTGTGCATTTTATAAATAACCTGTGTGAATCTGGTATCTACAATATCGGTACAGGCCAAGCAAGGGCATTTAAAGACCTTGCAAGTGCAGTGATGACCAGCATGGGAAAAGCACCGAACATTACTTATATCGACATGCCAGAAGACCTACGCGGCAAGTACCAATACTTCACCGAAGCGAAGATGCTCAAACTCGCAGACGCTGGCTACACAGCAAAATTTCATACCCTAGAAGACGGTGTGCGTGACTACGTGCAAAACTATCTCTTGCAAGCTGACCCTTATTGCTAACAATATAAAAACCATGACCTCATCAGAAAACTTACAAAACGCCATTGCCGAACACCAAGCGATGTTTGCCAAACTAGGCGATTTAATTCCGCAAATTAGCCTTGTTGCTGAAGAGCTTAAAGCCTGCATCAAGCGTGGCGGTAAAATCTTAATCATGGGTAACGGCGGTAGCGCAGCTGATAGCCAACATATCGCGGCTGAAATTGTGGGGCGTTTTAAAAAAGAGCGTCGCGGCTTGGCAGCCATTGCACTCACAACTGACACATCCATCATTACCTCTGTGGGTAATGATTATGGCTACGATTATATTTTCGCGCGCCAAATCGAAGCCCTTTGCCGCCCAGAAGATGTGGTAATTGGCATCACCACTTCAGGCAACAGCAAAAACGTGGTTGCAGCGATTGAAGAAGCAAATAAATTAGGTGCAACGACGATTGGTCTGACTGGCGGCACTGGAGGCAAGATGAATGCATTATGCAAATACAACCTAGTCATGCCTTCAAGCGAAACCGCCCGTGTTCAAGAAGCGCATATTTTTGTTGGCCATTGCTTGTGCGACTTGCTTGAGTCAGAATAAAACCATGAACCAAGACCTCATTAATACCGTCAAGTTATTCAACGAATCTCATAAATGGGTGCTGGTCATTGGCGATCTCATGCTAGACCGCTATTTAATTGGCGATGTACAGCGTATATCTCCTGAAGCGCCGGTGCCAGTGGTGCTTCTCAAACAACAAAATGACCGCGCAGGCGGCGCAGCCAATGTGGCGGCTAACTTAGCCAACTTAGGCATCAGTACGCGCATTGCAGGCTGTGTGGGCGAAGATGCAGAAGCAACAACATTGCTGGCGTTGATTAATCATCTAGGCATCAAATCTGAAGCGGTGATTCAATCATCCACAAGACCAACGATCGGTAAAACACGCGTCATGAGCTCGCACCAGCAAATTGTTCGCATCGACCAAGAAAGCCAAACGAAATTTAGCGCTGAAGAAAATGCGGAATTGCATGTATTGATTACGCGTGCACTTCACGAAAAACCATCCATCGTGATTTTGTCAGACTACGCTAAAGGCGTTCTGAGTGACGATGTGTGCCAGTCCATCATTCAAGCATGTAAAGAAGCGAACATTCCCGTTCTTGCCGACCCTAAAGGCCAGGACTACAGCAAATATAAAGGCGCAACCGCACTCACCCCAAATAAGAAAGAAACCGCTGAGGCGTGTGGTGTGAATATGAACGACACAGCGGCTTTATTAGCTGGCGCAAAGAAACTGAAATTGAATTTAGGCCTTGAGTTTTTAGCCGTCACGCGCGGCGAAGAAGGTATTACCTTATTTGATCAAACTAATGAACACCACTTAGCCGCAACTGCTAAGCAGGTGTTTGATGTCTCTGGCGCTGGCGACACAGTGATTGCAACGCTAGCGGCAGGTTTAATTCATGGCCTAAGCCCACAAGATGCACTTAGTTTAGCGAATACCGCTGCGGGAATTGTCGTTGGAAAAGTGGGCACCGTGCCTATTCAGCTGGATGAACTCCTTCATGAGTTAACTGCAAAAAATACCAGCGAGCAAGCCGATAAAATTACGGATTTAGCAGGCTTGAAATTAAAGGTAGACGCTTGGCGCGCCGCTAAACAAAAAATCGTCTTTACCAATGGATGCTTCGACTTACTTCACGCTGGGCATGTGACTTATTTGGAAGC from Candidatus Methylopumilus turicensis encodes the following:
- the hemH gene encoding ferrochelatase → MAYYKVEPPYQHGDQAKVGILLANLGTPDAPDAKALKRYLGQFLMDRRIVEIPRFIWCWILHCIILVIRPKKSAEKYAMVWTSEGSPLMVNAQKQKTLLSSFLSKRIASPYVVELGMSYGNPSMASAIERLKAQHCNKILVFPLYPQYASSSTAASLDAIWKVLLKTRNVPAIRTIRNYHDHPAYIQALASSVQEHWATNGKPSKLVMSFHGVPKFHLLKGDPYHCECMKTGRLLAEALNLSKQEYQIAFQSRFGKQEWLKPYLASTLEDLGKAKTERIDVICPGFSSDCLETLEEIAMEGKHIFQSHGGGEYHYIPCLNGREAWINAMCDIAMENLQGWVSSEWNAQEAEKQAKLTAQRAQALSEKA
- a CDS encoding D-sedoheptulose 7-phosphate isomerase; the protein is MTSSENLQNAIAEHQAMFAKLGDLIPQISLVAEELKACIKRGGKILIMGNGGSAADSQHIAAEIVGRFKKERRGLAAIALTTDTSIITSVGNDYGYDYIFARQIEALCRPEDVVIGITTSGNSKNVVAAIEEANKLGATTIGLTGGTGGKMNALCKYNLVMPSSETARVQEAHIFVGHCLCDLLESE
- the rfaE1 gene encoding D-glycero-beta-D-manno-heptose-7-phosphate kinase, which codes for MNQDLINTVKLFNESHKWVLVIGDLMLDRYLIGDVQRISPEAPVPVVLLKQQNDRAGGAANVAANLANLGISTRIAGCVGEDAEATTLLALINHLGIKSEAVIQSSTRPTIGKTRVMSSHQQIVRIDQESQTKFSAEENAELHVLITRALHEKPSIVILSDYAKGVLSDDVCQSIIQACKEANIPVLADPKGQDYSKYKGATALTPNKKETAEACGVNMNDTAALLAGAKKLKLNLGLEFLAVTRGEEGITLFDQTNEHHLAATAKQVFDVSGAGDTVIATLAAGLIHGLSPQDALSLANTAAGIVVGKVGTVPIQLDELLHELTAKNTSEQADKITDLAGLKLKVDAWRAAKQKIVFTNGCFDLLHAGHVTYLEAAKKTGDKLILGLNTDRSVSALKGPTRPVIHENDRARVLAALEAIDAVILFDEDTPLNLIHAVKPDVIVKGDDYTEEQVVGGVEVKSWGGQVKLIPLVQGRSTSKIIAKMAQ
- the rfaD gene encoding ADP-glyceromanno-heptose 6-epimerase, with the protein product MIVITGGAGMIGSMIAWHLNHSGRDDLVIVDDIQHPEQWQNLVKRRYANYLDKSELACFLAGKPKIDAIIHMGAISATTERDFNKLVQNNIRYSQFLWNWCTENKVPFLYASSAATYGAGEQGYDDACDINTLRPLNGYGYSKQYFDQWALQQGAHKSPPQWQGFKFFNVYGPNEYHKERMASVSFHTFNQFKAEGNVKLFKSHLAGYEDGMQLRDFVYVKDAAAAVVHFINNLCESGIYNIGTGQARAFKDLASAVMTSMGKAPNITYIDMPEDLRGKYQYFTEAKMLKLADAGYTAKFHTLEDGVRDYVQNYLLQADPYC